From Verrucomicrobiia bacterium, a single genomic window includes:
- a CDS encoding response regulator transcription factor: MMMIKVAIVEDDVRFRKSLRKVIESRPDVTCIGEYTTGAEAVEAIPRNPPDVVLMDLNLPDSSGPEVTARLKSQLPDLSVVVLTVYNDAEHIFKALRAGAGGYLLKQATAAEILDAIAEAHRGGAPMTSEIARKVIAAFHEPKPERDETEALAPREREILELVANGYANKEIADRLTITLSTVCWYLHEIYRKLHVQSRVQAVNKLRQSSARLPPG, encoded by the coding sequence ATGATGATGATCAAAGTGGCCATAGTTGAAGACGACGTGCGTTTTCGGAAAAGCCTGCGCAAGGTGATCGAATCCAGGCCTGACGTCACCTGCATTGGCGAGTACACGACAGGAGCGGAAGCCGTTGAAGCGATTCCCCGAAATCCACCGGACGTGGTGCTCATGGACTTGAATCTGCCCGACTCGTCGGGACCTGAAGTGACGGCTCGTTTGAAGTCGCAGCTTCCGGATCTCAGTGTCGTCGTCCTGACGGTTTACAACGATGCCGAACATATCTTCAAAGCGTTGCGGGCGGGGGCGGGTGGTTACCTTTTGAAGCAGGCCACTGCCGCCGAAATCCTTGATGCCATCGCTGAGGCGCATCGGGGCGGGGCGCCGATGACGAGTGAAATTGCGCGCAAGGTGATCGCGGCATTTCACGAACCGAAGCCCGAACGCGACGAGACCGAAGCACTGGCGCCGCGGGAACGGGAGATTCTTGAGTTGGTTGCCAACGGCTACGCCAACAAGGAGATTGCCGATCGGCTCACGATTACTTTGAGTACGGTGTGCTGGTACTTGCATGAGATTTACCGCAAGCTGCATGTGCAAAGCCGCGTCCAGGCCGTTAATAAATTGCGGCAATCCAGCGCGCGCCTGCCGCCAGGTTGA
- a CDS encoding triple tyrosine motif-containing protein, producing the protein MFPHQPSLMRRCSQSVWRALLLLGAQILFVTCALSATDADESFSIRTWQADDGLPENRVIGVVQAPDGFLWVATQSGLVRFDGVRFQRVDRPGVPALIAGTMRVLMLDRNGRIWLAKEEGGVLFCFEGTGMRMFGAEQGLLKNEAQRSLAVDGAGGVWIAHSAGKLVRLAVGEQAEIFTQAEGLPRGSGIVWLATDRSGTLWFAKGNSVGIFRDGNFEPRHVFAASSLRVAPARDGGVWVCSGLQLFKCDGTNAPTEWSRLPAERRDRSGMEPAVLFEDRAGAVWVGTVSAGLYRCETNQVTRVEVPNAGILSLTDDREGNLWVGSRGGLHRVRQRLTTLTGQNAGLPFAAVQSVCQDSTGALWAVGDNGVIAREENGGWQIQTIAVSGPEAYATCVASGEAGNVWVGTRGGRLFRWKDGKFTNLNVREQLQEKSLRAFLVARNGDLWIGTDASDFIYRLRENQLRAFALPSGRRFVRAMAEDAAGNFWAGASDGLLIRVTGEDLVDETSKTTGLSIRGLHATPKGDLWLGFAGGGVGRLRAGQLQRFTTEHGLPNDYVSQILHDDRDSLWFAGNQGIFQVRESDFDDLARGLVTRLTPMIYGRGEGMPGLQASFDYAPAAIQTFDQRLIFTMLSGLAEVRLDRIRLNYRPPEVVVERVLADERVVAAYQLLPRSDTSAPVELRNRPARRELRIGPGKQQVQFEFTALSFVAPENVQFRYQLEGLDENWIDAGNRRTVSYAHPPPGRYRFKVTACNNDGIWNKVGDSLPVVFEPFVWETLWFKVAATTASFGIACGLVVFALRRRHRLQLERVEHQRAVEMERTRIARDLHDDLGIGLTEIGLLGDLAGAGSLASTHREHVSEISSRARSLAASLDEIVWAINPANDTPESLVDYLFPYAQKLLGRAGIRCRLEISGPLTGRALNSERRHELFHAFKEALNNVLRHSGATEVQIRFLATDGQLQIRIEDNGHGAGKFEHKAGQDGLAGMRARLDRLGGHCEITSDEGRGTAVTFSLPLPKV; encoded by the coding sequence CGATGCAGCCAGTCCGTTTGGCGTGCGCTTCTTTTGCTGGGGGCGCAGATCCTGTTTGTTACATGCGCCTTATCGGCGACGGATGCTGATGAATCCTTTTCCATCAGAACCTGGCAGGCGGATGATGGATTGCCGGAGAATCGCGTCATTGGAGTGGTGCAGGCTCCTGACGGATTCCTCTGGGTGGCTACCCAGAGCGGCCTGGTGCGGTTTGATGGAGTGCGGTTCCAGCGCGTCGATCGACCCGGTGTCCCAGCGTTGATAGCAGGCACCATGCGGGTGTTAATGCTCGATCGGAACGGCCGCATCTGGCTCGCGAAGGAGGAGGGAGGAGTGCTGTTTTGCTTCGAAGGCACAGGGATGCGCATGTTTGGTGCCGAGCAGGGATTGTTGAAGAACGAAGCCCAGCGGTCGCTTGCTGTGGACGGCGCTGGGGGAGTTTGGATTGCCCATAGCGCCGGGAAACTTGTGCGGCTTGCGGTGGGAGAACAGGCCGAAATCTTTACGCAGGCGGAAGGACTGCCGCGCGGCAGTGGCATCGTCTGGCTCGCGACCGATCGCAGCGGAACGTTGTGGTTCGCCAAGGGAAATAGCGTTGGGATTTTCCGCGACGGCAATTTCGAGCCGCGCCATGTGTTTGCCGCCTCATCCTTGCGGGTGGCTCCGGCGCGCGATGGTGGCGTCTGGGTTTGTTCCGGCCTTCAACTGTTCAAATGCGACGGCACGAATGCACCGACAGAGTGGAGCCGCCTTCCTGCAGAAAGGCGGGATCGCTCAGGGATGGAACCCGCAGTGCTTTTTGAAGACAGGGCGGGTGCTGTCTGGGTGGGTACCGTTTCCGCTGGATTGTATCGATGCGAAACAAACCAGGTCACACGCGTGGAGGTGCCGAATGCGGGAATTTTGAGTCTTACGGATGACCGCGAGGGCAATCTTTGGGTGGGCTCGCGCGGCGGCTTGCATCGTGTCCGGCAAAGGCTGACGACGCTCACGGGCCAGAACGCCGGCCTGCCTTTCGCCGCCGTTCAATCAGTTTGTCAGGATTCGACGGGAGCGCTCTGGGCCGTCGGTGACAACGGAGTCATTGCCCGTGAGGAGAATGGGGGCTGGCAGATTCAAACAATCGCGGTCAGTGGGCCGGAAGCCTACGCTACGTGCGTGGCTTCCGGCGAAGCGGGGAACGTTTGGGTCGGCACGCGGGGAGGGCGATTGTTTCGATGGAAGGACGGGAAGTTCACCAACTTGAATGTGCGCGAGCAGTTGCAGGAGAAATCGCTGCGGGCATTCCTGGTTGCACGGAATGGTGATTTGTGGATTGGGACGGACGCCTCGGACTTCATTTACCGGCTTCGGGAAAACCAGTTGCGTGCTTTTGCGCTGCCTTCGGGCCGGCGGTTTGTTCGCGCCATGGCGGAGGATGCAGCAGGTAATTTCTGGGCGGGCGCATCGGATGGCCTGCTGATTCGCGTGACGGGAGAGGACCTGGTGGATGAAACCTCCAAGACCACCGGTCTGTCGATTCGTGGATTGCATGCAACACCGAAAGGGGACCTGTGGCTGGGTTTTGCTGGCGGCGGCGTGGGACGCCTGCGGGCGGGACAACTCCAACGTTTCACCACGGAACACGGTTTGCCGAACGATTACGTCTCCCAAATTCTGCACGATGATCGGGATAGTCTTTGGTTCGCCGGGAACCAGGGAATTTTTCAGGTGCGCGAGAGCGACTTTGATGACCTGGCGCGCGGACTTGTGACGCGGCTGACGCCGATGATTTATGGGCGTGGCGAAGGGATGCCAGGCTTGCAGGCGAGCTTTGATTATGCCCCGGCTGCAATTCAAACGTTCGATCAACGATTGATTTTCACCATGCTGTCGGGATTGGCCGAGGTTCGCCTCGATCGGATCCGCTTGAACTATCGCCCGCCGGAAGTCGTGGTGGAACGTGTGCTGGCGGATGAACGCGTGGTCGCGGCCTACCAGCTTCTGCCTCGTTCCGACACTTCCGCGCCGGTGGAATTGCGCAACCGGCCGGCCCGGCGCGAACTGCGCATCGGCCCTGGCAAGCAGCAGGTCCAATTTGAATTCACCGCCTTGAGCTTTGTTGCCCCGGAAAACGTTCAATTCCGCTACCAGCTTGAAGGACTCGACGAAAATTGGATCGATGCAGGAAACCGCCGGACAGTCAGTTACGCGCATCCGCCCCCGGGTCGATATCGCTTCAAAGTCACCGCCTGTAACAACGACGGCATCTGGAACAAGGTTGGTGATTCGCTGCCAGTCGTGTTCGAACCTTTTGTCTGGGAAACGCTTTGGTTCAAAGTGGCTGCCACCACCGCCAGCTTCGGAATCGCGTGCGGACTCGTCGTGTTCGCGCTGCGGCGGCGGCATCGACTCCAGCTCGAACGTGTCGAGCACCAGCGCGCAGTCGAAATGGAACGCACCCGCATCGCGCGGGATCTGCACGATGACCTCGGCATCGGGTTGACGGAGATCGGGCTCCTCGGCGACCTCGCCGGCGCGGGCAGTCTTGCATCAACCCATCGCGAACACGTCAGTGAGATTTCCAGCCGCGCGCGGTCGCTGGCGGCCTCCCTGGATGAAATTGTGTGGGCCATCAATCCTGCGAACGACACGCCGGAGTCGCTGGTGGATTATCTTTTTCCATACGCGCAAAAACTGCTTGGCCGCGCTGGCATTCGATGCCGGCTTGAGATCAGCGGGCCTTTGACGGGCCGGGCACTCAATTCAGAGCGGCGCCATGAACTCTTCCACGCGTTCAAGGAGGCATTGAACAATGTGCTGCGGCATTCGGGCGCCACGGAAGTCCAAATCCGGTTTCTTGCAACGGACGGACAACTGCAAATCCGCATCGAGGACAATGGACACGGTGCCGGCAAGTTCGAACACAAGGCGGGCCAGGACGGACTTGCAGGAATGCGCGCACGCCTGGATCGCCTCGGCGGTCACTGTGAAATCACAAGTGACGAGGGCCGCGGAACTGCAGTAACCTTCAGCCTTCCGCTGCCGAAGGTTTGA